In a genomic window of Bradyrhizobium ontarionense:
- a CDS encoding alpha/beta hydrolase has product MTMIKNVSSSPRIVSESRLIAGPESDVKIHLINKRLADLPRFSAERTLVMMHGATFSSASLFDVAVAGASFMDVLAQAGYDVWAVDARGYGGSSRPPDMSRAPEEGAPVVTARTAVQDFAAAVDFICRDREIVSVNVLGMSWGATIAGAFASAASAKIEKLILVTPLWLSKEPLRIDAGGPLGAYRIVSPRAFEAAWRGAAPEHARHDLIPDGWFEIWEKAALATDPDSPHPDTIRAPSGAVQDVRVHWTADNPFYDPGAIACPVLVLAAEWDVDVRFDMAHDLFVRLASAPYKRLVEIGQGTHMVLMERNRQQAFDAVIGFLNERVAPAS; this is encoded by the coding sequence ATGACCATGATCAAAAACGTCTCGTCCTCACCGCGCATCGTGTCCGAGAGCCGGCTGATTGCCGGCCCCGAGTCCGATGTGAAGATTCATCTCATCAACAAGCGCCTCGCCGATCTGCCACGCTTCTCGGCCGAGCGCACGCTCGTGATGATGCACGGCGCGACCTTCTCGTCCGCAAGCCTGTTCGATGTTGCCGTGGCCGGCGCGTCCTTCATGGATGTGCTGGCGCAGGCCGGCTACGACGTCTGGGCCGTCGACGCGCGCGGCTATGGCGGCTCCAGCCGGCCGCCGGACATGTCGCGGGCGCCTGAGGAGGGCGCGCCAGTGGTGACGGCGCGAACCGCCGTCCAGGATTTCGCCGCTGCTGTCGACTTCATCTGCCGGGACCGCGAGATTGTCAGCGTCAACGTGCTCGGCATGTCCTGGGGCGCCACCATTGCGGGCGCGTTTGCGAGCGCCGCGAGCGCAAAGATCGAGAAGCTGATCCTGGTGACGCCGCTTTGGCTGTCCAAAGAGCCGCTGCGCATCGATGCCGGCGGACCGCTCGGCGCGTACCGGATCGTCAGCCCGCGCGCGTTCGAGGCCGCATGGCGCGGCGCGGCCCCGGAGCATGCCCGACACGACCTGATCCCTGACGGCTGGTTTGAGATCTGGGAGAAGGCGGCCTTGGCGACCGATCCGGACTCGCCGCACCCTGACACGATCCGCGCGCCGTCCGGTGCGGTGCAGGACGTGCGCGTGCATTGGACCGCGGACAATCCGTTCTATGATCCCGGCGCGATTGCCTGTCCGGTTCTCGTGCTCGCTGCGGAGTGGGACGTCGATGTCCGTTTCGACATGGCGCACGACCTGTTCGTGCGCCTGGCGAGCGCGCCGTACAAGCGACTGGTCGAGATCGGGCAGGGCACCCACATGGTTCTCATGGAACGGAATCGGCAGCAGGCGTTCGATGCGGTGATCGGGTTTCTGAATGAACGCGTCGCTCCGGCGAGCTGA
- a CDS encoding MBL fold metallo-hydrolase, producing MQDITTHRVGDATVTKIFEIGLDAVDGEFLFPGIDPDSIARERGGFGPGSVDPRTGSLRLSIHSWLVRTPGRVILIDTATGNDKERPGAAVLHHLNEPFLDRLRAAGVGPGDVDLVLMTHLHADHVGWNTHLVDGHWVPAFPNARYVFSGRERAYLAALSAGDGSDAAIRDAARLGPMLHPPLAGVYEDSVLPIVEAGLVREIVIDGSEVVDGFRFVRSPGHSIDHACISLTSRGERALFWGDVMHHPLQVARPDWNSVYCEFPEAARRSRRWAMDHAAETGSLVFTTHFAESSAGRISRDGDRFAWHFV from the coding sequence ATGCAGGACATCACGACCCATCGCGTCGGGGACGCCACCGTCACCAAGATCTTCGAAATCGGCCTTGATGCGGTCGACGGTGAATTTCTCTTTCCGGGCATCGACCCCGACAGCATCGCCCGGGAACGCGGCGGGTTTGGGCCGGGATCGGTCGATCCGCGGACGGGATCGTTGCGCCTCAGCATCCACAGCTGGCTGGTGCGGACGCCGGGGCGGGTGATCCTGATCGACACGGCCACCGGCAACGACAAGGAGCGGCCCGGTGCTGCCGTCCTGCACCACTTGAACGAGCCTTTTCTTGATCGGCTGCGGGCCGCGGGCGTCGGCCCCGGCGATGTCGACCTCGTCCTGATGACGCACTTGCACGCCGATCATGTGGGCTGGAATACGCACCTCGTGGATGGCCATTGGGTGCCGGCGTTTCCGAACGCACGGTACGTTTTTTCCGGCCGCGAGCGCGCCTATCTGGCGGCATTATCGGCCGGCGACGGCTCGGATGCCGCGATCAGAGATGCCGCCAGGCTCGGCCCGATGCTGCATCCACCGCTGGCCGGGGTCTACGAAGACAGCGTGTTGCCGATCGTCGAGGCGGGCCTCGTGCGGGAGATCGTGATCGACGGCTCGGAGGTCGTCGACGGCTTTCGCTTCGTGCGTAGTCCCGGTCACAGCATCGATCACGCCTGCATCAGTCTCACCTCGCGCGGCGAGCGCGCGCTGTTCTGGGGTGACGTGATGCATCATCCGCTGCAGGTCGCGCGTCCGGACTGGAACTCGGTCTATTGCGAATTCCCGGAGGCGGCGCGGCGCTCGCGCCGATGGGCGATGGACCACGCCGCGGAGACCGGATCCCTCGTGTTCACCACCCACTTCGCCGAGTCCTCGGCCGGGCGCATCAGCCGCGACGGCGACCGGTTCGCGTGGCACTTCGTTTGA